The Salmonella enterica subsp. houtenae serovar Houten genome has a segment encoding these proteins:
- the trmA gene encoding tRNA (uracil-5)-methyltransferase: MTPEHLPTEQYEAQLAEKVARLQSMMAPFSGLVPEVFRSPVSHYRMRAEFRLWHDGDDLYHIMFDQQTKSRIRVDSFPAASHLINTLMKAMIAGVRDNHALRHKLFQIDYLTTLSNQAVVSLLYHKKLDEEWREAATALRDALRAQGLNIHLIGRATKTKIELDQDYIDERLPVAGKEMIYRQVENSFTQPNAAMNIQMLEWALEVTKDAKGDLLELYCGNGNFSLALARNFNRVLATEIAKPSVAAAQYNIAANHIDNVQIIRMAAEEFTQAMNGVREFNRLQGIDLKNYQCETIFVDPPRSGLDSETEKMVQAYPRILYISCNPETLCKNLETLSQTHTVSRLALFDQFPYTHHMECGVLLTAK, encoded by the coding sequence ATGACCCCCGAACATCTTCCGACAGAACAGTATGAGGCGCAGCTAGCCGAAAAAGTGGCGCGCTTGCAGAGTATGATGGCGCCGTTTTCTGGCCTGGTTCCGGAAGTATTTCGCTCGCCGGTCAGTCACTATCGTATGCGTGCGGAATTTCGCCTGTGGCATGACGGCGATGACCTGTACCACATTATGTTTGATCAGCAGACCAAAAGCCGGATTCGCGTTGACAGCTTCCCGGCGGCCAGCCACCTGATCAATACCTTAATGAAGGCGATGATTGCCGGCGTGCGCGATAATCATGCACTGCGGCATAAGCTATTCCAGATCGATTATCTCACGACCCTCAGCAATCAGGCGGTAGTTTCGCTGCTGTACCATAAAAAGCTGGACGAAGAGTGGCGTGAAGCCGCCACTGCGTTACGCGATGCTTTGCGCGCGCAAGGTCTGAACATACACCTGATTGGCCGGGCCACTAAAACCAAAATCGAATTGGATCAGGATTATATTGATGAGCGTCTGCCTGTGGCAGGCAAAGAGATGATCTACCGCCAGGTCGAAAACAGCTTTACGCAGCCAAACGCCGCCATGAATATTCAGATGTTAGAGTGGGCGCTGGAGGTGACGAAAGATGCAAAAGGCGATCTGCTTGAGTTGTATTGCGGCAACGGTAACTTCTCTCTCGCGCTGGCGCGCAATTTCAACCGCGTGCTGGCGACCGAAATCGCCAAACCATCCGTCGCTGCCGCGCAGTACAATATTGCCGCTAATCATATTGATAATGTGCAGATTATTCGTATGGCGGCGGAAGAGTTTACCCAGGCGATGAACGGCGTACGCGAGTTTAACCGTCTGCAGGGTATCGATCTAAAGAACTATCAGTGCGAAACCATTTTTGTCGATCCGCCGCGCAGCGGTCTGGACAGCGAAACCGAGAAGATGGTGCAGGCCTATCCGCGTATTCTGTACATTTCCTGCAATCCGGAAACGTTGTGCAAAAACCTGGAAACGTTAAGCCAGACGCACACGGTGTCTCGCCTGGCGCTGTTCGATCAGTTCCCGTATACACACCATATGGAGTGCGGAGTGTTATTGACCGCAAAATAA
- the yijD gene encoding Putative inner membrane protein, producing MKQSGQDKGTLLLALIAGLSINGTFAALFSAIVPFSVFPIISLVLTVYCLHQRYQNRTMPVGLPGLAAACFILGVLLYSTVVRAEYPDIGSNFFPAVLSVILVFWIGFKLRNRKQDIAE from the coding sequence ATGAAACAGTCAGGTCAAGATAAAGGTACGCTGTTGCTGGCGCTCATCGCTGGCTTATCGATTAACGGCACATTCGCGGCGCTGTTTAGCGCTATTGTGCCGTTCTCCGTATTCCCGATTATCTCACTGGTGCTAACGGTATATTGCCTGCATCAGCGCTACCAAAATCGTACTATGCCGGTAGGTTTGCCGGGACTGGCGGCCGCCTGTTTCATTCTTGGCGTTTTACTGTATAGCACCGTCGTGCGTGCAGAATATCCGGATATCGGCTCCAACTTCTTCCCGGCGGTGTTGTCGGTGATTCTGGTATTCTGGATTGGCTTTAAGCTGCGTAACCGGAAGCAGGACATCGCGGAGTAG
- the yijC gene encoding TetR family transcriptional regulator, with product MMGVRAQQKEKTRRSLVEAAFSQLSAERSFASLSLREVAREAGIAPTSFYRHFRDVDELGLTMVDESGLMLRQLMRQARQRIAKGGSVIRTSVSTFMEFIGNNPNAFRLLLRERSGTSAAFRAAVAREIQHFIAELADYLELENHMPRAFTEAQAEAMVTIVFSAGAEALDIGAEQRRQLEERLVLQLRMIAKGAYYWYRREQEKIAHHSE from the coding sequence GTGATGGGTGTTAGAGCGCAACAAAAAGAAAAAACCCGGCGTTCGCTGGTGGAAGCCGCATTCAGTCAACTGAGCGCTGAGCGGAGTTTCGCCAGCCTGAGTTTGCGTGAAGTGGCGCGTGAAGCGGGCATTGCGCCAACGTCGTTTTACCGACATTTTCGCGATGTTGATGAACTTGGTCTGACGATGGTGGATGAAAGCGGTCTAATGCTGCGTCAACTGATGCGTCAGGCGCGACAACGCATCGCGAAAGGCGGCAGCGTCATTCGTACGTCGGTCTCCACATTTATGGAGTTCATCGGTAACAATCCTAACGCCTTCCGCCTGTTGTTGCGCGAGCGTTCCGGCACATCAGCGGCGTTTCGTGCCGCCGTCGCGCGGGAGATCCAGCATTTTATTGCGGAACTTGCCGACTATCTGGAACTCGAAAACCATATGCCGCGCGCGTTTACTGAAGCCCAGGCCGAAGCGATGGTGACTATTGTCTTTAGCGCGGGCGCAGAGGCGTTGGACATCGGCGCTGAACAGCGTCGGCAATTAGAAGAGCGGCTGGTATTGCAACTGCGCATGATTGCGAAAGGGGCGTATTACTGGTATCGCCGTGAGCAAGAGAAAATAGCACATCATTCCGAATAA
- the sthA_2 gene encoding soluble pyridine nucleotide transhydrogenase, whose amino-acid sequence MPHSWDYDAVVIGSGPGGEGAAMGLVKQGARIAVIERYHNVGGGCTHWGTIPSKALRHAVSRIIEFNQNPLYSDHSRLLRSSFADILNHADSVINQQTRMRQGFYERNHCEILQGNAHFIDEHTLALECHDGTVETLTAEKFVIACGSRPYHPNDVDFSHPRIYDSDSILSLHHEPRHVIIYGAGVIGCEYASIFRGMDVKVDLINTRDRLLAFLDQEMSDSLSYHFWNSGVVIRHNEEYEKIEGCDDGVIMHLKSGKKLKADCLLYANGRTGNTDSLALENIGLETDSRGQLKVNSMYQTALPHVYAVGDVIGYPSLASAAYDQGRIAAQALVKGEATAHLIEDIPTGIYTIPEISSVGKTEQQLTAMKVPYEVGRAQFKHLARAQIVGMNVGTLKILFHRETKEILGIHCFGERAAEIIHIGQAIMEQKGGGNTIEYFVNTTFNYPTMAEAYRVAALNGLNRLF is encoded by the coding sequence ATGCCACATTCCTGGGATTATGATGCAGTCGTCATAGGGTCAGGCCCCGGCGGTGAAGGCGCTGCAATGGGTCTGGTTAAGCAGGGAGCACGCATCGCGGTGATTGAGCGTTATCATAACGTTGGCGGCGGATGTACCCACTGGGGCACCATCCCATCCAAAGCCCTTCGCCACGCCGTCAGCCGCATTATTGAATTTAATCAAAACCCGCTCTATAGCGACCACTCCCGTCTCCTTCGTTCTTCTTTCGCCGATATCCTTAATCATGCCGATAGCGTGATTAATCAACAAACGCGTATGCGTCAGGGGTTTTATGAGCGTAACCACTGTGAAATCTTGCAGGGCAACGCCCATTTTATTGACGAACATACCCTGGCGCTGGAATGCCATGACGGCACGGTTGAAACCCTGACGGCAGAAAAATTTGTTATTGCCTGTGGTTCGCGTCCTTACCATCCCAATGATGTGGATTTCTCGCATCCGCGCATTTATGACAGCGACTCGATCCTGAGTCTCCACCATGAACCGCGCCACGTTATTATTTATGGCGCCGGCGTTATCGGCTGCGAATATGCCTCCATCTTCCGCGGTATGGATGTAAAAGTGGATCTGATCAACACCCGCGATCGCCTTCTGGCCTTTCTCGATCAGGAGATGTCCGACTCTCTCTCTTACCATTTCTGGAATAGCGGCGTGGTTATTCGCCACAATGAAGAGTATGAGAAAATCGAAGGCTGCGATGATGGCGTCATCATGCACCTGAAATCCGGCAAAAAACTGAAGGCTGACTGCCTGCTCTATGCTAATGGCCGCACCGGTAACACCGATTCACTGGCGCTGGAGAATATTGGTCTGGAAACAGACAGCCGTGGGCAACTTAAAGTCAACAGTATGTACCAGACCGCCCTGCCGCATGTCTATGCGGTGGGCGACGTGATTGGCTACCCCAGTCTGGCTTCCGCAGCCTACGATCAGGGGCGTATTGCGGCGCAGGCGCTGGTGAAAGGCGAAGCGACCGCGCACCTTATCGAAGATATCCCCACCGGGATTTATACCATTCCGGAAATCAGTTCTGTCGGCAAAACCGAGCAGCAGTTAACGGCAATGAAAGTGCCTTACGAAGTGGGCCGCGCGCAGTTTAAGCATCTGGCGCGAGCGCAAATCGTCGGCATGAACGTCGGCACGCTAAAAATTCTCTTCCACCGCGAAACCAAAGAAATTCTGGGGATTCACTGCTTTGGCGAACGCGCCGCCGAAATTATTCATATTGGCCAGGCGATCATGGAGCAGAAAGGTGGCGGTAACACTATTGAGTACTTCGTTAACACCACCTTTAACTACCCAACCATGGCGGAAGCTTATCGGGTTGCGGCGCTAAACGGCTTAAACCGCCTGTTTTAA
- the oxyR_3 gene encoding hydrogen peroxide-inducible regulon activator: MNIRDLEYLVALAEHRHFRRAADSCHVSQPTLSGQIRKLEDELGVMLLERTSRKVLFTQAGLLLVDQARTVLREVKVLKEMASQQGETMSGPLHIGLIPTVGPYLLPLIIPMLHQTFPKLEMYLHEAQTHQLLAQLDSGKLDCAILALVKESEAFIEVPLFDEPMMLAIYEDHPWANRDRVPMSDLAGEKLLMLEDGHCLRDQAMGFCFEAGADEDTHFRATSLETLRNMVAAGSGITLLPALAVPQERKRDGVVYLPCIKPEPRRTVGLVYRPGSPLRSRYEQLAEAIRGAMDGHFDKALKQAV, encoded by the coding sequence ATGAATATTCGTGATCTTGAATATCTGGTGGCGTTAGCCGAACATCGCCATTTCCGGCGAGCGGCGGACTCCTGTCACGTCAGCCAGCCAACCCTTAGCGGGCAAATACGCAAGCTGGAAGATGAGCTGGGCGTTATGCTGCTGGAGCGTACGAGCCGTAAGGTGCTGTTTACCCAGGCGGGCTTACTGCTGGTGGATCAGGCGCGTACCGTGCTGCGTGAGGTCAAGGTGCTTAAGGAGATGGCAAGCCAGCAAGGCGAGACGATGTCCGGCCCGTTGCATATTGGTTTAATTCCAACGGTGGGCCCCTATTTGCTGCCGCTTATCATTCCAATGTTGCACCAGACTTTCCCGAAGCTGGAAATGTATCTGCATGAGGCGCAAACGCATCAGTTGTTAGCGCAACTCGATAGCGGCAAGCTTGACTGCGCTATTCTGGCGCTGGTGAAAGAGAGCGAGGCGTTCATCGAAGTGCCGCTGTTTGATGAGCCCATGATGCTGGCTATTTATGAGGATCATCCATGGGCGAATCGCGATCGCGTGCCGATGTCCGATCTGGCGGGCGAGAAATTGCTGATGCTGGAAGATGGCCACTGTCTGCGCGATCAGGCGATGGGGTTCTGTTTCGAGGCGGGGGCGGATGAAGATACCCATTTCCGGGCGACCAGTCTGGAAACGCTGCGCAACATGGTGGCGGCGGGCAGCGGTATCACTCTACTCCCCGCGCTGGCAGTGCCTCAGGAGCGTAAGCGCGACGGCGTAGTCTATCTGCCGTGCATTAAGCCGGAGCCGCGTCGTACCGTGGGACTGGTTTATCGCCCGGGATCGCCGCTGCGTAGCCGTTATGAGCAACTGGCAGAGGCCATCCGCGGCGCAATGGATGGCCATTTCGACAAAGCGTTAAAACAGGCGGTTTAA
- the argH gene encoding argininosuccinate lyase, whose protein sequence is MALWGGRFTQAADQRFKQFNDSLRFDYRLAEQDIVGSVAWSKALVTVGVLTVDEQRQLEEALDVLREEVRANPQQILQSDAEDIHSWVEGKLIDKVGQLGKKLHTGRSRNDQVATDLKLWCKETVRELLTANRQLQSALVETAQANQDAVMPGYTHLQRAQPVTFAHWCLAYVEMLARDESRLQDTLKRLDVSPLGCGALAGTAYEIDREQLAGWLGFTSATRNSLDSVSDRDHVLELLSDAAISMVHLSRFAEDLIFFNSGEAGFVELSDRVTSGSSLMPQKKNPDALELIRGKCGRVQGALTGMMMTLKGLPLAYNKDMQEDKEGLFDALDTWLDCLHMAALVLDGIQVKRPRCQDAAQQGYANATELADYLVAKGVPFREAHHIVGEAVVEAIRQGKPLEALPLADLQKFSRVIGDDVYPILSLQSCLDKRAAKGGVSPQQVAQAIDDAKARLA, encoded by the coding sequence ATGGCACTTTGGGGCGGGCGTTTTACACAGGCGGCAGATCAGCGGTTTAAACAATTCAATGATTCGTTGCGCTTCGACTACCGTCTGGCGGAGCAGGATATTGTCGGTTCGGTGGCCTGGTCCAAAGCATTGGTCACGGTAGGCGTACTGACTGTCGATGAGCAACGACAGTTGGAAGAAGCGCTGGACGTGCTGCGGGAAGAGGTTCGCGCGAATCCGCAGCAAATCCTGCAAAGCGATGCGGAAGATATTCATAGCTGGGTGGAAGGTAAGCTCATCGACAAAGTGGGTCAGTTGGGTAAAAAGCTGCACACCGGACGCAGCCGTAACGATCAGGTGGCGACGGACCTGAAGCTCTGGTGCAAAGAGACGGTGAGGGAACTGCTCACCGCCAACCGTCAGCTACAGAGCGCGCTGGTGGAAACCGCGCAGGCGAACCAGGATGCGGTAATGCCGGGATATACCCATCTGCAACGCGCGCAGCCAGTGACGTTCGCCCACTGGTGCCTCGCGTATGTCGAAATGCTGGCGCGCGATGAAAGCCGCCTGCAGGACACGCTTAAACGTCTGGACGTGAGTCCATTAGGTTGCGGCGCGTTGGCGGGAACGGCCTATGAAATTGACCGTGAACAATTGGCAGGCTGGCTGGGCTTCACGTCTGCGACCCGCAACAGTCTGGACAGCGTGTCCGATCGTGACCACGTACTGGAACTGCTTTCTGATGCGGCTATCAGCATGGTGCATCTGTCACGCTTCGCGGAAGATCTGATTTTCTTTAATTCTGGTGAAGCGGGCTTTGTGGAGCTCTCTGACCGCGTTACTTCCGGTTCATCGTTAATGCCGCAGAAGAAAAACCCGGACGCGCTGGAGCTGATTCGCGGTAAGTGCGGCCGCGTACAAGGGGCGCTAACCGGCATGATGATGACCTTAAAAGGTCTGCCGCTGGCGTATAACAAAGATATGCAGGAAGACAAAGAAGGGCTGTTCGATGCGCTCGATACCTGGCTTGACTGCCTGCATATGGCGGCGTTGGTGCTGGACGGTATTCAGGTGAAACGCCCACGTTGTCAGGACGCGGCGCAACAGGGGTATGCCAACGCCACGGAGCTGGCGGATTACCTGGTCGCGAAAGGCGTGCCGTTCCGCGAAGCGCACCATATTGTCGGTGAAGCGGTGGTAGAAGCCATTCGCCAGGGTAAGCCGCTGGAAGCGTTGCCGCTGGCCGATTTACAGAAATTCAGCCGCGTGATTGGCGACGATGTGTATCCAATATTGTCTTTGCAGTCGTGTCTGGATAAACGGGCGGCAAAAGGCGGCGTATCGCCACAGCAGGTGGCGCAGGCTATCGACGATGCGAAGGCGCGCCTCGCATAA
- the argB gene encoding acetylglutamate kinase yields the protein MMNPLIIKLGGVLLDSEEALERLFTALVNYRESHQRPLVIVHGGGCVVDELMKGLNLPVKKKDGLRVTPADQIDIITGALAGTANKTLLAWAKKHHIASVGLFLGDGDSVKVTQLNEALGHVGLAQPGSPKLINTLLENGFLPVVSSIGVTEDGQLMNVNADQAATALAATLGADLILLSDVSGILDGKGQRIAEMTASKAEQLIDQGIITDGMIVKVNAALDAARALGRPVDIASWRHAEQLPALFNGTPIGTRILA from the coding sequence ATGATGAATCCATTAATTATCAAGCTGGGCGGCGTATTACTGGATAGCGAAGAGGCTCTGGAGCGTCTTTTTACCGCGCTGGTCAACTATCGTGAGTCCCATCAGCGTCCGTTGGTGATCGTCCACGGCGGCGGTTGCGTGGTAGATGAGTTGATGAAAGGGCTTAATCTGCCGGTGAAAAAGAAAGACGGCCTGCGCGTGACGCCTGCCGATCAGATTGACATCATTACCGGCGCGCTGGCGGGGACCGCTAATAAAACCCTGCTGGCCTGGGCGAAGAAACATCATATCGCCTCTGTTGGTCTGTTTTTGGGCGATGGCGACAGCGTCAAAGTGACCCAGCTCAATGAAGCGTTAGGCCATGTCGGGCTGGCGCAGCCGGGGTCGCCGAAGCTGATTAACACTCTGCTGGAAAACGGCTTTCTGCCGGTGGTCAGTTCAATTGGCGTAACAGAAGACGGTCAACTGATGAACGTCAACGCCGATCAGGCGGCAACCGCGCTGGCGGCGACGCTGGGGGCCGATCTGATCCTGCTTTCGGACGTGAGCGGTATTCTGGACGGCAAAGGCCAGCGTATCGCCGAAATGACGGCGTCCAAAGCAGAGCAGCTTATCGACCAGGGCATTATTACCGACGGGATGATTGTGAAAGTGAATGCGGCTCTCGATGCTGCGCGGGCGCTGGGCCGCCCAGTGGATATCGCTTCCTGGCGTCATGCGGAACAATTACCAGCGCTGTTTAATGGTACGCCGATTGGTACGCGTATTCTGGCTTAA
- the argC gene encoding N-acetyl-gamma-glutamyl-phosphate reductase: MLNTLIVGASGYAGAELVSYVNRHPHMTITALTVSAQSNDAGTLISDLHPQLKGIVDLPLQPMSDVRDFSADVDVVFLATAHEVSHDLAPQFLQAGCVVFDLSGAFRVNDRAFYEKYYGFTHQYPELLEQAVYGLAEWNADKLKEANLIAVPGCYPTAAQLSLKPLIDGGLLDLTQWPVINATSGVSGAGRKAAISNSFCEVSLQPYGVFTHRHQPEIAAHLGAEIIFTPHLGNFPRGILETITCRLNVGVTHAQVADVLQKAYGDKPLVRLYDKGVPALKNVVGLPFCDIGFAVQGEHLIVVATEDNLLKGAAAQAVQCANIRFGFAETQSLM, encoded by the coding sequence ATGTTGAATACGCTGATTGTAGGCGCTAGCGGTTATGCGGGCGCAGAGCTTGTAAGCTACGTAAATCGCCACCCACATATGACCATAACCGCTTTGACCGTCTCAGCGCAAAGCAATGATGCAGGAACGTTAATTTCTGATTTACATCCGCAGTTAAAAGGGATTGTCGACCTGCCATTACAACCGATGTCGGATGTGCGTGACTTTAGCGCAGATGTTGATGTGGTGTTCCTGGCGACAGCGCATGAAGTGAGCCACGATCTGGCGCCGCAGTTTTTACAGGCCGGATGCGTCGTATTCGATCTTTCCGGCGCATTTCGGGTAAACGATCGCGCCTTCTATGAAAAGTATTACGGATTTACTCATCAATATCCTGAGCTGCTGGAGCAGGCGGTGTACGGTCTGGCGGAGTGGAATGCCGATAAACTGAAAGAGGCAAATCTGATTGCGGTGCCTGGTTGTTATCCAACGGCGGCGCAGTTGTCGCTAAAACCGCTGATTGACGGCGGGCTTCTGGATCTGACGCAGTGGCCAGTAATTAATGCCACCAGCGGGGTGAGCGGCGCGGGGCGCAAGGCGGCAATTTCGAACAGTTTCTGTGAAGTGAGTCTGCAACCGTATGGCGTGTTTACGCATCGTCATCAGCCGGAAATCGCCGCCCATCTGGGCGCGGAGATCATCTTTACCCCACATCTGGGGAATTTCCCGCGCGGGATTCTGGAAACGATTACCTGTCGCCTTAACGTGGGCGTAACCCATGCGCAGGTCGCTGACGTGTTGCAAAAAGCCTATGGCGACAAACCGCTGGTGCGCCTGTATGACAAAGGCGTTCCGGCGTTAAAGAACGTGGTCGGGCTGCCGTTCTGCGATATTGGTTTTGCCGTCCAGGGCGAACATCTGATTGTGGTGGCAACCGAAGATAACCTGTTGAAAGGCGCAGCAGCGCAGGCGGTACAGTGCGCTAATATTCGTTTCGGCTTTGCTGAAACGCAGTCTCTTATGTAA
- the argE gene encoding Acetylornithine deacetylase, translating to MKNVLPPFIEIYRALIATPSISATEESLDQSNASLITLLAGWFSDLGFNVEVQPVPGTRNKFNMLASTGHGAGGLLLAGHTDTVPFDDGRWTRDPFTLTEHDNKLYGLGTADMKGFFAFILDALRDVDVTQLKKPLYILATADEETSMAGARYFSETTALRPDCAIIGEPTSLQPIRAHKGHISNVVRVLGQSGHSSDPARGVNAIELMHDAIGRIRQLRDSLKARYHYEAFTVPYPTLNLGHIHGGDASNRICACCELHMDIRPLPGMTLNDLNGLLNDALAPVSERWPGRLTVAELHPPIPGYECPPDHQLVKVIEKLLGTKTDVVNYCTEAPFMQTLCPTLVLGPGSINQAHQPDEYLETRFIKPTRELITQVVHHFCWH from the coding sequence ATGAAAAACGTTTTACCGCCATTTATCGAGATTTATCGCGCTTTGATTGCCACACCGTCGATAAGCGCAACCGAAGAATCCCTGGATCAAAGTAATGCGTCTTTAATCACTTTGCTTGCAGGCTGGTTCAGCGATCTTGGTTTCAACGTAGAGGTTCAACCGGTTCCGGGAACGCGAAACAAATTTAATATGCTCGCCAGCACCGGACATGGCGCGGGCGGTCTGCTGCTGGCCGGTCATACCGACACGGTTCCCTTTGATGACGGACGCTGGACGCGCGACCCGTTCACGCTGACCGAGCACGACAATAAGCTCTATGGCCTGGGCACTGCGGATATGAAAGGCTTCTTCGCTTTTATTCTGGACGCGCTACGTGACGTTGATGTCACACAGTTGAAAAAGCCGCTTTACATTCTGGCGACCGCCGATGAAGAGACCAGCATGGCGGGGGCGCGTTATTTTTCCGAAACCACAGCATTGCGTCCGGACTGCGCGATCATTGGCGAACCGACGTCGTTGCAACCGATACGCGCGCACAAAGGGCATATCTCTAATGTCGTTCGCGTCCTGGGCCAGTCCGGTCATTCCAGCGACCCGGCACGCGGGGTTAACGCCATTGAACTGATGCATGATGCGATTGGCCGTATCAGGCAACTGCGTGACTCGCTGAAAGCGCGGTATCACTACGAGGCGTTTACCGTTCCGTATCCAACGCTGAATCTGGGCCATATCCACGGCGGCGATGCCTCAAACCGCATCTGTGCTTGCTGCGAACTGCATATGGATATTCGTCCACTGCCGGGCATGACGTTAAACGACCTCAATGGACTGCTTAACGACGCGCTGGCCCCGGTAAGCGAACGCTGGCCGGGCCGCCTGACGGTGGCAGAATTGCATCCGCCGATTCCAGGCTACGAGTGTCCACCGGACCACCAACTGGTTAAAGTAATAGAAAAGCTGTTGGGTACGAAAACCGACGTGGTGAACTATTGTACTGAAGCGCCGTTTATGCAGACATTATGCCCAACGCTGGTGCTCGGTCCGGGCTCAATTAATCAGGCCCATCAGCCGGATGAATATCTCGAAACGCGTTTTATTAAGCCAACCCGGGAATTAATTACCCAGGTAGTACACCATTTTTGCTGGCATTAA